From the genome of Pseudomonas sp. FP453:
ATTGACTATCTGGCATTGGCGCTGTGCGCTGCTCGCACTAAGGGGTTTGTTGCCCTGTGCGCCCGAAGGCCTGTTACTGAAAGAACAGGGCTTGCAAGGGAATCGATAAGGCCACTGATTAATATACGTCGGACGTTTCTCTTTTTATCTAGTTAAAAAACTGTAGGAAGTTGTCGGAGCGTTCCTGGGCTTGGCGGCGCCCCGCTTGCAGCCCGGTGCATGGCCTGCTTCGTAGCCTGCCAGGAGCTCAATTGTACGGCGGTCCGTTCGCAATGCTTTTGTTGCGAGGTGCTAGTGTTCATTTGTCATCACGCCGAGCAATACACGTCAATCCTATAGATGTAATGGGTCGGGCAAGTGTCGATAAGCATTTGCTTGAAACTGATATTCCAACTTGGGTAGTAGAACTATGAGCGCAATTCACGAACAAGCCATGAACTATGTTTATCAGCAAGTTCTGCAGCGTTTGATTGGGCACTTTTCGCGCGTAGAACGCACCGCACTTCAATTGCTGATCCAGCGAATCGTGGTCGCGGCAGGCGGAATGGAACAAGTGGGAAATTACAAGGTACTGGTTGCCCATGGCGGCGGCGAAGTGAGCAGTTATACATTGGCGCTGCTGCGTGCCGCGCAATTGTCGATTGCCGGCCGTGCGCCCAAGACCTTCAATCTGCGGGTTGCAACCTTGCGTCACGCAGGCATGACGCAAACCACACTCGATACCTTGCATCAGGGGTACAGCGCGCTGTTTTTCCATGACGACCCGCGGGTGGAACTGCTCATGGTGGAAAACCAGGAGGTTCAGCCCTTCAATCACCAGCGGCCGGCATCAAGCACAGGGCGGGAAGTCAGCCAGCGCGCGATGCTGATGGTCGGGCACCTGACCTCCGGGGATGTTCGCGCCACGCTCTGCAATGACACCTACCTGTCCCTGGGCGACTTCTACCAGCGTGTCACCACCTGGAATGGCGGCGTGCACGCGTTGGTCAGCGGTGATTCACCGCGCAAGCAGGGCCAATACCTGGCCTGGCTAAAAAAGAAAGCCCTGTTGGCCGGGGTCGCCATGCCGCCGGGCAAGCCCCTATCGCTCAACGGGCTGTTTGCACGCATGGAAGAATGGAGCGTGGGGTGTTATCGCGACCTTTTTGGCGAGCAATACGTGGCCAGCGAGAGCCCGGGGCGGGGCGGTCACCGCCATCTGGCGTATATCGGTATCGCTGATTTGCTTAGCGAGGTGGACCCCGGTTCGACGTCGCTCGTCACGGAGTTTCTGGCCCACAGACCGGACCCCCTCGGCTTCCACTTCAGCCATCCAGACTTTCCCAACCCGCTGCTGATGGCTCATCTGTGTGGATTGCAGGCGCAGTGCCTGCGCGAGCTTTCTTACGAGGACGGCGTTGAAGGATTTGTGCGCCACGCCCAAGGCTACATGTTTCGCCGGCAAATTCCCGAGCACTTGATTGCGGGGGCCAGCAGCCGGGATGGACGAGTACTGGCGGCGACTTACGCCCAGGAATTCTTCGGCCTGGAAGAAGGGCAACTGACGTGCCTGCTGTACTCACCCTTCATTCACCATGGCGAACGGCTGGAAAGCTACCTGCGCCAATGCCATCCCGGCATGCTGGTCGCATTGCCGGAGCTGCACAAGGTGTTGCAAGGCAAGTCGGCGACGGAGGTTCTGCAACAGTGGGCAATCGATACGAGCGGGCTTCCACTGCCGTTGCTGCAGCACCTGTACCGCAAGCGCCCCCAATCGATCGATCACAGCACCGGCGTAAGCAGTCAGCGCAGCCTCCAGTCGTTGAGCCGCGCTGATGTGCGCAGTTTTCAGCTGTCCGGGCGCTAAGGCGTGTATTGGCGCGGCAGCCGGGGTGCGCGGCAATGAACTTGCGCGGTGAGCGGCAGGCGGACTTTGCCTATCAGGCGGTTTACCGCTACATGATCAGCCTGATCAACGAAGTCAGCCTCGAAACCCCGATGAGGCTGCCGTCCCTGCGGCAACTGTCGACACGCTTGAACGTGTCTATCTCGACCATCCAATACGCCTATTCGCTCCTGGAGAAGGAGGGCCGGGTCTATTCCGTGGCCAAATCGGGCTATTTTGCCTGGCCGGTGGCGGGCAACCCGCTGATGGCATCGGCGGGCGACCTGCTGGAGCGCCTGTATGCCGCGGCGCGTCGTCCACGAATGGTGGTGCTCAGTGGCGATGAGCCGGCGTTGCTGGCAACGCTGGATGGCAGCTTGTTGATGTTGGAGCGTCAACTGGTACGCCGTTACCCGCGTCACCTGCAACCGTGGTCCCAGCCCTGTGGTGTCTGGGAATTGCGGGCGGCGCTGGCGGCCCGTTACACCTCATCGCCTACCCGTTGCTGGCAGGCCGATGAGGTGTATATCGGCGCGGACCTGCAGGGCGTGCTGGAAATCCTGATTGATGTCCTGGGCCTCAAGGGCACCACGTTGATTGTCGAGTCGCCCTGCGACTGGTTGATCTTGCGCTTGTTGCAGGCCGCGGGTGTGCGTGTGATCGAGCTGCCCTGGAGGGCTGACGGCAGCCTGGATCTGACGACGTTCGAACGCCTGTTGCGCGACGAACCGGTGCACGTGGTACTGCTGTCATCCGTGGTCAGCCTGCCGTCGGGGGTTGCCCTGTCCATGCCGGAGCGCTTGCATGTGGCGCACCTGCTGGACCAGCACGGCTGCTGGCTGCTGGAGAATGACACCTTTGGCGAATTGACCTTCGGCCCGCGCCCGCCAGCACTGCGCAACCTGGTCAACCCCGAGCGGCTGGTGGTGTTTTCGTCGTTCGAAAAAATGCTCGGCGCAGAGGCACCATTTGGCTACGTGCTGTCGCGCCACTTGAGCAGCGAACTGCAACGTCAGTTCCTGTTGCGCTCATTCCGCCTGTCGTCGATCCGCCAGCGCGCCATCGCGCGGCTGTACCAAAGCGGGCGTCTTGACCAGCACCTGCGCGTGTTGCGCCAGCGCCTGCAGGAACAGGCCGATGCCATGGATCAGCGCCTGGGCGCGCGCCTGGAGGGGCGTGTGACCTACCGAAGGCCGGTCGCCGGGGCGAGTTTCTGGCTGCAATCGGTGGCCTCGGTGGACATGCGCCAGGTGTTCCAGCGCATGGTCGCCCATCAAGTGGTGATTGCACCGGGAGAATTGTTCAGCCTCAGTGGGCTGCACCAGCAGCATGTGCGCGTAAGCCATGCATTCAATGGGCATCCGAACCTGGACGTGGCCTTGGACGTATTGGCCGACGCATTGCTTCAGGCGCAGGTCGGTTAAGCGGACGAATGTGCGAAATTTCTACTTTGCCTGTGGGATAGATACCGTCGCGCGGCAGTCCAACTCCCAGTAAACTGCCATTTTTTCCGAATCCTTCTTTCTGAGGTTTATGCATGACAATCAGTCCTTTTGCGGGCAAGCCGGCGCCAGCCCAGTTGCTGGTGGATATCCCGCGACTGGTCACGGCCTATTACACCGGCCAGCCTGATGCAGCGATCTCCACCCAGCGCGTGGCTTTTGGCACCTCCGGGCACCGTGGCAGCTCCTTCGAGCTGAGCTTCAACGAATGGCACGTGCTCGCCATCAGCCAGGCCATTTGCCTGTACCGTGAAGCACAGGGCATCAACGGCCCGTTGTTCGTCGGCCTCGATACCCATGCGCTCTCGACGCCGGCCGGCGCCAGCGCGTTGGAAGTGCTCGCCGCCAACGGCGTCCACGTGATGCTGGCCGAAGGCGACGAATACACGCCGACGCCGGCCATTTCCCACGCCATCATCTGCTACAACCGTGGCCGTACCAGTGGCCTGGCTGACGGCATTGTCATCACGCCGTCCCACAACCCGCCGCAAAGTGGTGGCTACAAGTACAACCCGCCCAACGGCGGCCCGGCCGATACCCACGTGACCAAGTGGATCGAAGCCAAGGCCAACGAACTGCTGGCCAATAAGCTGGCCGGGGTCAAGCGCATTACCCACGCCCAGGCGCTGAAGGCAGACACCACCCATCGCCATGACTACCTCAACAGCTACGTCGCTGACCTGATCAACGTGATCGACATGGACGCCATCCGCAGCGCCGATCTGCGCCTGGGCGTGGACCCGCTGGGCGGAGCAGGGGTGCGCTACTGGTCGGCGATTGCCGAGCACTACCGCCTGAACCTGGACGTGGTGAACACCGAAGTGGATTCCACTTTCCGCTTCATGAGCGTGGACTGGGACGGCCAGATCCGCATGGACCCTTCGTCCAGCTACGCCATGCAAGGGTTGATCGGCCTCAAGGAACGTTTCGACGTGGCTTTCGCCTGCGACCCGGACCACGACCGCCATGGCATCGTCACACCGTCCGGCGGCCTGTTGGCGCCGAACAACTACCTGGCGGTGTCCATCGACTACCTGTTCCAGAACCGTCCCGACTGGCGCACCGATGCGGCGGTGGGCAAGACCGTGGTCAGCAGCGGCTTGATCGACCGTGTGGCCGCGCGCATTGGCCGTCGCCTGTATGAAGTGCCGGTGGGCTTCAAGTGGTTTGCCGATGGCTTGTTCGAAGGCTCGCTGGGCTTTGGCGGTGAAGAAAGTGCCGGCGCATCGTTCCTGCGCAAGGACGGCAGCGTCTGGAGCACCGACAAGGACGGCCTGATCCCGGCCCTGCTGGCGGCGGAAATGACCTCGCGCAAAGGCCAGGATCCGAGCCAGATCTACTGCGGCCTGACCGATGCCCTGGGCGAACCGTTCGCCATCCGCGTCGACGCCAAGGCCACCCCGGCGCAGAAAGCCATGCTGGGCAAGCTCTCGCCGGAGCAGGTCACGTCCACGCAGCTGGCCGGGGAAAGCATCCAGCAGATCCTCAGCCACGCGCCGGGCAACAACCAGGCGATTGGCGGTTTGAAAGTCATGACTGAAAACGGCTGGTTCGCGGCACGGCCATCGGGTACCGAGGACATCTATAAGATCTACGCCGAGAGCTTTATTGGCGAAGATCACCTCAAGCAGTTGGTGGAAGAGGCCCAGGTGCTGGTGGACGGCGCTATTTCCGAGTAACGCCACAGCCCTAAAATGTGGGGACAATCAAATGTGGGAGCGGGCTTGCCCGCGATGGCGGCGTGTCAGTCAATAAATGGGTGACTGACACACTGCCATCGCGGGCAAGCCCGCTCCCACACTTTTTTGTATCAGGCCAGATCGACCAACACGATTTCACTGTCCTCAATTGCAGTCACCCGCAACACCGCCTCATCCTCAACCGCAACACCATCCCGAGCTTGTGCGCGCAAGCCATTGATTTCAATCACACCCGTCGCCGGTACCAAGTAGGCACGCCGTCCGCTGTCCAGCCGGTATTCCGCGCTTTCCCCGGCCTTCAGATTGGCCGCCACCAAGCGTGCATCTGCACGAATGCGCAGGCTTTCATTGTCTCCGGCCTTGCCGCTGGCCAAGGTCACAAACCCGTCGCGGCCCTCTTGCGGAAACGGCTTGGCGCCCCACGACGGTGGCAGCCCGGCTTCATTCGGGATGATCCAGATCTGGAAAATCTTGGTCGGCGTCGCCTCCAGGTTGTATTCGCTGTGGGCGATCCCGGTGCCCGCGCTCATCACCTGCACGTCACCCGCTTCGGTACGGCCTTTGTTGCCGAGGTTGTCGGCATGGCTGATGGCGCCTTCGCGCACATAGGTGATGATTTCCATGTCACGGTGTGGGTGCTGCGGGAAACCTGTGCCGGGCGCGATGATGTCGTCGTTCCACACCCGCAGGTTGCCCCAGTGCATGCGCTGGGGGTCATGGTAT
Proteins encoded in this window:
- a CDS encoding PLP-dependent aminotransferase family protein; the encoded protein is MNLRGERQADFAYQAVYRYMISLINEVSLETPMRLPSLRQLSTRLNVSISTIQYAYSLLEKEGRVYSVAKSGYFAWPVAGNPLMASAGDLLERLYAAARRPRMVVLSGDEPALLATLDGSLLMLERQLVRRYPRHLQPWSQPCGVWELRAALAARYTSSPTRCWQADEVYIGADLQGVLEILIDVLGLKGTTLIVESPCDWLILRLLQAAGVRVIELPWRADGSLDLTTFERLLRDEPVHVVLLSSVVSLPSGVALSMPERLHVAHLLDQHGCWLLENDTFGELTFGPRPPALRNLVNPERLVVFSSFEKMLGAEAPFGYVLSRHLSSELQRQFLLRSFRLSSIRQRAIARLYQSGRLDQHLRVLRQRLQEQADAMDQRLGARLEGRVTYRRPVAGASFWLQSVASVDMRQVFQRMVAHQVVIAPGELFSLSGLHQQHVRVSHAFNGHPNLDVALDVLADALLQAQVG
- the pgm gene encoding phosphoglucomutase (alpha-D-glucose-1,6-bisphosphate-dependent), whose product is MTISPFAGKPAPAQLLVDIPRLVTAYYTGQPDAAISTQRVAFGTSGHRGSSFELSFNEWHVLAISQAICLYREAQGINGPLFVGLDTHALSTPAGASALEVLAANGVHVMLAEGDEYTPTPAISHAIICYNRGRTSGLADGIVITPSHNPPQSGGYKYNPPNGGPADTHVTKWIEAKANELLANKLAGVKRITHAQALKADTTHRHDYLNSYVADLINVIDMDAIRSADLRLGVDPLGGAGVRYWSAIAEHYRLNLDVVNTEVDSTFRFMSVDWDGQIRMDPSSSYAMQGLIGLKERFDVAFACDPDHDRHGIVTPSGGLLAPNNYLAVSIDYLFQNRPDWRTDAAVGKTVVSSGLIDRVAARIGRRLYEVPVGFKWFADGLFEGSLGFGGEESAGASFLRKDGSVWSTDKDGLIPALLAAEMTSRKGQDPSQIYCGLTDALGEPFAIRVDAKATPAQKAMLGKLSPEQVTSTQLAGESIQQILSHAPGNNQAIGGLKVMTENGWFAARPSGTEDIYKIYAESFIGEDHLKQLVEEAQVLVDGAISE
- a CDS encoding pirin family protein produces the protein MLELRPFNTLGGAHHGWLDAHHHFSFAEYHDPQRMHWGNLRVWNDDIIAPGTGFPQHPHRDMEIITYVREGAISHADNLGNKGRTEAGDVQVMSAGTGIAHSEYNLEATPTKIFQIWIIPNEAGLPPSWGAKPFPQEGRDGFVTLASGKAGDNESLRIRADARLVAANLKAGESAEYRLDSGRRAYLVPATGVIEINGLRAQARDGVAVEDEAVLRVTAIEDSEIVLVDLA